In a single window of the Halobacteriovoraceae bacterium genome:
- a CDS encoding cyclic nucleotide-binding domain-containing protein produces MVSISIKNKKDLIWRLGVAICITYVAIEAPLSYAYKLNISSVQIVIDVFISIVFGFDFVRFLLKNDKKIYKWPKSKRYGLYIIEALAAIPYELLATIFPVLSIFKILRLLRLFRIIRLIKEFSILSGLTVLPTTIRFSSVLVSIIVAIHWIACGWQILTPFHEIDNFTNYNKSLYWAITTLTTIGYGDITPTTNLSRLYTMVIMILGVGVYGLVIGNVAKLIDNADKHKEKTREKINDLTLFMKHYNIPIGLQKEVLSYYNHIFQKRLSDNDTQIISELPTALQSEIQTYMNIKLIAEIPLFKNCGAVCLKDIANVLEQFSFSPGQTIISCGEIGEEMYVLSHGTVDIFTPEKDGSKKHLVATLNDGQFFGEMALMEKTVRNADVKARSYCDTYRLNKSDFLEIIEKYPILKLNIKNITSNKYSEPKAS; encoded by the coding sequence ATGGTCAGTATAAGTATAAAGAATAAAAAAGATCTTATTTGGAGACTTGGTGTTGCGATTTGTATCACTTACGTAGCAATTGAGGCCCCTTTAAGTTATGCATACAAATTGAATATTTCATCGGTTCAGATTGTAATTGATGTATTCATTTCAATCGTTTTTGGATTTGATTTTGTACGTTTCTTATTAAAAAATGATAAAAAAATATATAAATGGCCAAAATCAAAACGTTATGGACTTTATATTATAGAAGCACTTGCAGCTATCCCCTATGAGCTACTTGCGACTATCTTTCCGGTATTATCAATTTTTAAGATCTTAAGACTTCTCAGACTATTTAGAATAATAAGACTCATTAAAGAATTTTCAATCTTAAGTGGCCTTACAGTACTTCCAACGACAATTCGATTTTCAAGTGTATTAGTTTCTATCATTGTCGCGATTCACTGGATTGCATGTGGATGGCAAATTCTTACACCATTTCATGAAATTGATAATTTTACCAATTATAACAAATCTCTCTACTGGGCCATCACTACACTTACCACTATTGGTTATGGAGACATTACTCCTACAACCAATCTTTCAAGGCTTTATACAATGGTTATAATGATCTTGGGGGTTGGGGTCTACGGTTTAGTTATCGGTAATGTGGCCAAATTAATAGATAATGCTGATAAACATAAAGAAAAAACGAGAGAAAAAATAAATGACCTTACTCTTTTTATGAAGCATTATAATATTCCTATTGGCCTGCAAAAAGAAGTATTAAGTTACTACAACCATATATTTCAAAAAAGACTTAGTGACAATGACACTCAGATTATTTCAGAGTTGCCAACGGCACTTCAAAGTGAAATTCAAACATATATGAATATTAAACTTATTGCTGAAATTCCTCTTTTTAAAAACTGTGGGGCCGTATGCCTTAAAGATATTGCAAATGTATTAGAGCAATTTTCATTCTCTCCCGGCCAAACAATTATTTCTTGTGGTGAAATTGGTGAAGAAATGTATGTTTTGTCACATGGTACTGTTGACATTTTTACGCCTGAAAAAGATGGATCAAAAAAGCACCTTGTGGCCACTTTAAATGATGGACAGTTTTTTGGTGAAATGGCCCTCATGGAAAAAACCGTAAGGAATGCAGATGTAAAAGCACGTTCCTATTGTGATACTTATAGATTAAATAAGTCTGATTTTTTAGAAATCATTGAAAAATACCCCATCTTAAAGCTCAACATTAAAAATATCACCAGCAATAAATATTCTGAACCAAAAGCTTCTTAA
- a CDS encoding globin, with translation MLVDIDVIKESINLLIPNREVFYELFFNNLLFFDVDPKNLFNEKTISENKNFVYRFFDEVSQNVNNLLQLRGLCDEVARVYIKEDITSEQREIIRNAFEKSLEDYFEELWNDEYKSNWAVILDIFKAGVSSELTRPSISEDIQTVQEVKEIFSEEIDENPLLEDEIVVPEEVTREEEIEEEIQPDNENTVLELNLSEDDHMDLLSGINSQIENSDRPLRDELDRTEHQSEADDTIDMLRDEKAEKEDEESSNEEIFISEKQVKLPMKNIESELLDETMKHVKEGVFNKSPPIEDELSDQSFESDIAGQITENVTFIRTYVRKIIKKIIREEISKELRKIEAELKKAS, from the coding sequence TTGTTAGTTGATATCGATGTTATCAAGGAGTCAATCAATCTTCTCATACCAAATCGAGAAGTTTTTTATGAACTCTTTTTTAATAACCTTCTTTTTTTTGATGTAGACCCTAAAAATTTGTTTAATGAAAAAACCATAAGTGAAAATAAAAACTTTGTGTATCGTTTTTTTGATGAAGTCTCACAAAATGTAAACAATCTCTTACAACTTAGAGGGCTTTGTGATGAAGTTGCAAGAGTGTATATTAAGGAAGATATCACATCAGAACAGCGGGAAATCATTCGAAATGCTTTTGAAAAGTCTCTGGAAGACTATTTTGAAGAATTATGGAATGATGAATATAAATCAAATTGGGCCGTCATTTTAGATATATTTAAGGCCGGTGTATCAAGTGAGCTTACTAGACCTTCTATAAGTGAAGATATACAAACTGTACAAGAAGTTAAGGAAATATTTTCTGAGGAAATAGATGAAAATCCTCTTTTAGAAGATGAAATTGTTGTACCTGAAGAAGTTACAAGAGAGGAAGAAATTGAAGAAGAAATTCAACCCGATAACGAAAATACTGTTTTAGAGTTAAATTTGTCAGAAGATGATCATATGGATTTATTATCAGGAATAAATTCTCAAATCGAAAATAGTGATAGACCCCTTAGAGATGAATTGGATCGAACAGAACATCAGAGTGAGGCCGATGATACCATTGATATGTTAAGAGATGAGAAAGCGGAAAAAGAAGATGAAGAAAGTAGCAATGAAGAGATATTTATTTCAGAAAAACAGGTTAAATTGCCAATGAAAAATATTGAATCAGAACTTCTCGATGAAACAATGAAACATGTAAAAGAGGGAGTGTTTAACAAAAGTCCTCCTATTGAAGATGAGTTAAGTGATCAATCTTTTGAATCGGACATTGCTGGTCAAATAACTGAAAATGTGACTTTCATTAGAACTTATGTAAGAAAAATTATTAAAAAAATAATAAGAGAAGAAATTAGTAAAGAGCTTAGAAAAATCGAAGCAGAATTAAAAAAAGCTTCATAA
- a CDS encoding nitronate monooxygenase encodes MTNKNPFCESNPIRKIFGIKYPIIQGGMVWVSGPKLAAAVSNAGCLGLLGAGSMKPDLFEENLKKLKSLTDKPFGVNIPIFTPYSAKQIEIALRLGVKNFFTSAGNPKEYTSILKSEKCKVAHVVSSPKFAIKSQESGVDLVVAEGFEAGGHNGREEITTMCLIPQVVDCVDIPVVAAGGIADARGVLASFALGALGVQMGTRFVLTTESSAHENFKKLILKSSPGSTKLLMKKSIPVRLLENKLTQAIQNLEDQGASSQTLSDFLGKGKAKAGMFEGDIENGELEIGQIASMIHDIPTTQQVVDSIVQDIKLKKENFNNLL; translated from the coding sequence ATGACGAATAAAAATCCATTTTGCGAAAGTAATCCCATAAGAAAAATATTTGGAATAAAATATCCAATAATCCAAGGCGGAATGGTTTGGGTTTCAGGGCCCAAATTAGCAGCGGCAGTGAGCAATGCCGGTTGTCTCGGTCTACTTGGGGCCGGTTCAATGAAACCAGACCTATTTGAAGAAAATTTAAAGAAACTTAAAAGTCTTACAGACAAACCTTTTGGTGTGAATATTCCAATTTTTACACCTTATAGTGCTAAACAAATAGAGATAGCTTTGCGATTAGGAGTAAAAAATTTTTTCACTTCCGCAGGAAATCCTAAAGAATATACTTCTATTTTAAAATCGGAAAAATGCAAAGTTGCACATGTGGTATCGTCCCCAAAATTTGCGATCAAGTCTCAGGAATCTGGAGTTGACCTAGTTGTCGCAGAAGGTTTTGAGGCCGGCGGTCATAACGGACGTGAAGAAATAACAACAATGTGTCTAATTCCTCAAGTTGTCGATTGCGTGGATATCCCTGTGGTTGCCGCAGGTGGAATTGCAGACGCTAGAGGAGTGTTAGCATCTTTTGCCCTAGGTGCTTTGGGCGTTCAAATGGGAACTAGGTTTGTGCTCACCACAGAATCCAGTGCTCATGAAAATTTTAAAAAATTAATATTAAAAAGCAGTCCTGGTTCCACAAAACTTCTTATGAAAAAATCTATACCAGTTAGGCTACTTGAAAATAAATTGACTCAAGCTATTCAAAATCTAGAGGATCAAGGTGCTAGTAGTCAAACCTTGAGCGATTTTCTTGGAAAAGGAAAAGCTAAAGCAGGTATGTTTGAAGGAGACATCGAAAATGGTGAGCTTGAAATAGGTCAAATTGCAAGCATGATTCATGATATTCCAACAACTCAACAAGTAGTTGACTCAATAGTTCAGGATATTAAGTTAAAAAAAGAAAACTTTAATAATCTCCTATAA
- a CDS encoding haloacid dehalogenase-like hydrolase, whose amino-acid sequence MEKLLKELKSLSRFEKGKFINVFDADGTLWIDDIADEFALYLINCPKNAHYIDGSLWDEYKEMITTDPVGACAFYMKFFKNLSKNRFHELVYEWWENIFTPRWIAPVKKLLIDLISDDFEVIIVTGSPRLLFSPLLDTYKNLKVYGMEFKEDRNHIFTGEYSGILSAGNGKKEILESLGKPVFICVGNSKPDLPMLKMSEFPIFVGETDWHEDWKHPNKIIL is encoded by the coding sequence ATGGAAAAATTATTAAAAGAATTGAAAAGTCTCTCAAGATTCGAAAAAGGTAAATTCATAAATGTTTTCGATGCTGATGGTACGCTTTGGATAGATGATATTGCCGATGAATTTGCGCTATACCTAATTAATTGTCCTAAAAATGCTCATTACATAGATGGAAGTCTATGGGATGAATATAAAGAAATGATTACAACTGACCCAGTTGGGGCCTGTGCATTTTATATGAAGTTTTTTAAAAATCTTTCTAAGAATAGATTTCATGAACTTGTTTATGAATGGTGGGAAAACATATTCACACCAAGATGGATCGCTCCGGTGAAAAAACTTTTAATTGATTTGATATCAGATGATTTTGAAGTGATTATTGTAACGGGTTCACCACGCCTCCTTTTTTCCCCTTTATTAGATACTTATAAAAATTTAAAAGTATATGGGATGGAGTTTAAGGAAGATCGAAATCATATTTTCACTGGAGAGTATTCAGGAATTTTATCTGCAGGTAATGGGAAAAAAGAAATTTTAGAATCTCTAGGAAAACCTGTATTCATCTGTGTTGGAAATTCAAAACCAGATCTACCAATGTTAAAAATGAGTGAATTTCCCATTTTTGTGGGGGAAACTGATTGGCATGAAGATTGGAAACATCCAAATAAAATTATCCTCTAG
- a CDS encoding helix-turn-helix transcriptional regulator, which yields MFYKSEQETLQNISLIFKSIRKIKDFTQSDLAEILGVSQSYLSKIESANMMPSAYHWMLFCEYFCIHPNSLFSGVIEHFDNEVLVDQNLGPKKYEENVSLSVRFLRPICLDLIHNLNHRKRNEFFKQLELNAFNCILLDYSFGPQFLNDLYLSYKSNETYKVEKYVPKNLNDLYEIHGELVNEYLKSSDIFGLIEIFFKNYHKYDSQVGLISFVRDAQHCEIELDIGHYKQLTDNVLDFYGSIIQRHLIGLQTVFFHLNHMQIHKTFNDRNHLLKLSLVLK from the coding sequence ATGTTTTATAAAAGTGAACAAGAGACTTTGCAAAATATATCACTAATATTTAAATCAATTAGAAAAATCAAAGATTTTACTCAATCTGATCTCGCTGAAATTTTAGGCGTCAGTCAGTCCTATTTATCGAAAATTGAGTCCGCGAACATGATGCCCTCTGCATATCACTGGATGTTATTTTGTGAATATTTTTGTATTCATCCCAATTCACTTTTTTCAGGAGTTATAGAACATTTTGACAATGAAGTCCTTGTAGATCAAAATTTAGGACCAAAAAAATATGAAGAGAATGTGTCCTTATCAGTAAGGTTTTTAAGACCTATTTGTCTTGACCTAATTCATAATTTAAATCATAGAAAACGTAATGAATTTTTTAAACAGTTAGAACTAAATGCATTCAACTGTATTCTTCTTGACTATTCATTTGGCCCACAATTCTTAAATGATTTATACTTGTCATATAAATCTAACGAGACCTATAAGGTTGAGAAATACGTACCTAAAAACCTGAATGATCTTTATGAAATACACGGAGAGTTAGTAAACGAATATTTGAAATCAAGTGATATTTTCGGGTTAATTGAAATATTTTTTAAAAACTATCATAAATATGATTCACAAGTAGGTTTGATTTCTTTCGTTAGAGATGCCCAACATTGTGAAATAGAATTAGACATTGGCCACTATAAACAACTTACTGATAATGTGTTAGATTTTTATGGAAGTATAATACAAAGACATCTTATTGGACTTCAAACTGTATTTTTTCATTTGAATCATATGCAAATTCACAAAACATTTAATGATAGAAATCATCTATTAAAGCTTTCTTTGGTTTTAAAATAA
- a CDS encoding tyrosine-type recombinase/integrase: MNLTKKIYSPISLSRIEELKINELEFEFFQNFDSPHTRLAYRNDIAQYAQFVKQNFKNILSIEQSQKIHIVAFKDWLKNNDYTPKSTTRKISSISAFFNFLCEKSVMNINPCLHIRRPKQEVCKETNDLSDEEVLRLFESVDTDGSLLHRCVIYLLFSTGIRKSELINLKIKDFKTIRDDQYIIQVIGKGGKILQKLVPDETVDLLFEYLHQLKASNHEVHLEDWLLRPSKNPNEKYKNNTDALNRPLRPSSIDYIVKKYVLKAGITKHITAHSARATYIGSAIENGVDLLRVSQDVGHSSVKTTELYNKRRLKISQSPVHSLGFLKK, encoded by the coding sequence ATGAATTTGACTAAAAAGATTTACTCCCCTATCAGTTTATCCCGAATAGAAGAACTAAAAATTAACGAACTTGAATTTGAATTTTTTCAAAATTTTGATTCTCCCCATACCAGATTGGCCTACAGAAATGACATTGCTCAATACGCTCAATTTGTTAAGCAAAATTTTAAAAATATTTTGAGTATTGAGCAAAGTCAAAAAATTCATATTGTAGCATTTAAAGATTGGTTGAAAAATAATGATTATACACCTAAATCCACGACTCGAAAAATAAGTTCAATCTCGGCCTTCTTCAACTTTTTATGTGAAAAATCTGTCATGAATATTAACCCATGTCTCCATATTCGCAGACCAAAACAAGAAGTTTGCAAAGAAACAAATGATTTAAGTGATGAAGAAGTGTTGAGGCTTTTTGAATCAGTAGATACGGATGGATCATTATTGCATCGTTGCGTAATCTATTTGCTGTTTTCAACTGGTATTAGAAAGTCAGAGCTAATAAATTTAAAAATTAAAGATTTTAAAACAATAAGAGATGATCAATATATTATACAAGTTATCGGCAAAGGTGGAAAAATTTTACAAAAGCTAGTTCCAGATGAAACAGTCGATCTTCTATTTGAGTATCTTCATCAACTTAAGGCCAGTAATCATGAAGTTCATTTGGAGGACTGGCTTTTAAGGCCAAGTAAAAATCCAAATGAAAAATATAAAAATAATACTGATGCTTTAAATCGACCTCTTAGACCTTCATCCATCGATTATATTGTTAAAAAATATGTACTGAAGGCCGGCATTACAAAACATATTACTGCTCATAGTGCTAGAGCGACCTATATAGGTAGTGCAATCGAAAATGGAGTTGATCTATTAAGGGTTTCTCAAGATGTAGGTCATAGTTCTGTCAAAACAACGGAACTTTATAATAAGAGACGTTTAAAGATTTCACAATCGCCAGTACATTCACTTGGTTTTTTAAAAAAATAG
- a CDS encoding putative porin codes for MKMLIFIFMMYSYSIKAELKDSSIKLKGDIRYRNERMSSGTGSSKTTLNRDRIRARIKASGSVNDQIKAIIGLATGSTGTSSITSTNQTLEGGGSKKSITLDLAYIDWSIYNGIGLSAGKMKNYIFSPVNSDLIFDNDYTPEGFSIYGAHQFELVDFNYIFSRHWINFKEDTANIILNAPQISLSYKGPVFIKFGGGFLKYSSIKNETVIVDKGNSLSAQNKYLMGFSILQMFTELEYTSGDYMVKFFYEFAHNKDAIKVSPSKKFENNAYLLGTQLSFKKLSLIYDYRSIEKNSILGGFGEGDSCGGVTTCRGHRLKLKYGITQNTHISAVYYDMKNTNSKSHYNKIHTDFEFKF; via the coding sequence TTGAAAATGCTAATTTTTATATTTATGATGTATTCTTACTCAATTAAAGCAGAGCTCAAGGATTCCTCAATTAAACTTAAAGGTGATATTCGCTACCGAAATGAAAGAATGTCGTCTGGAACAGGCAGTTCTAAAACCACATTGAACAGAGATCGAATACGTGCAAGAATTAAGGCCAGTGGTAGTGTAAACGACCAAATTAAGGCAATTATTGGACTTGCAACTGGAAGTACTGGTACAAGTTCTATCACTTCGACAAACCAAACTCTAGAGGGAGGAGGATCTAAAAAAAGTATCACTTTAGATTTGGCCTATATCGACTGGTCTATTTATAATGGAATTGGATTATCTGCAGGAAAAATGAAAAATTACATCTTTAGTCCTGTAAATAGTGATCTCATATTTGATAATGATTATACCCCTGAAGGTTTTTCAATTTATGGTGCGCATCAATTTGAACTTGTTGATTTTAATTATATTTTCTCAAGACATTGGATAAACTTCAAAGAAGATACTGCCAATATTATTCTTAATGCTCCACAGATATCACTTTCATATAAAGGCCCTGTTTTCATCAAATTTGGTGGAGGATTTTTAAAATATAGTTCTATTAAGAATGAAACAGTCATTGTTGACAAAGGAAATTCATTATCGGCCCAAAACAAATATTTAATGGGTTTTTCAATCTTGCAAATGTTCACAGAACTAGAATACACATCTGGTGACTATATGGTTAAGTTTTTTTACGAATTTGCCCACAATAAGGACGCGATAAAAGTCTCACCGTCAAAAAAATTTGAAAATAATGCTTATCTTCTGGGAACTCAACTTAGTTTCAAAAAGTTAAGTTTGATCTATGACTATAGATCAATTGAAAAAAATTCAATATTAGGAGGTTTTGGTGAAGGTGACAGTTGTGGAGGAGTAACAACTTGTAGAGGCCATCGATTAAAATTGAAATATGGAATAACTCAAAACACCCATATCTCAGCGGTTTATTATGATATGAAAAACACGAACTCCAAATCTCACTATAATAAAATTCACACTGATTTTGAATTCAAGTTTTGA